TCCACATGGGGCTTTCTGCCGAGGATGTAGACCAGATGCTGAACCTGGAGAGCGGGGCTTCTTCAGCAGGCAGTCTGGATGATGCCTACCGTGTTCTGGGTATCAGTCCTGACGCCTCAAACGATGAGGTGAAGGCCGCATACCGCAAGATGGCACTCAAGCATCATCCTGACAAGGTAGCAGCCCTAGGCGAAGATGTGCGCCGTGCAGCCGAGAAGAAATTCCAGGAAATCAACGACGCCAAAGACCGCATTTACAAGGCTAGAGGACTTTAGGGTCCGGATTAGGATTAAAAGTTCCAGATTAGGATTATAAAGGAGTTAAGACAGATTGTCCTAGCTGCCTGAAAACGAAAAAAATAAAGGCTCGCCAATCAATTTTGGCGAGCCTTTATTGTATCTTATCGCATCTTTATCAGAAGATTATCATCCGAAAAGAGCGGAGAGAGGAGGAAGATTAATCCTCACCCTCAGTCTTTCTTCTGCGGATAGCGCGCTTGCGCTTTGGCTTCTCCTCAGTCTTAGGAGCCTCAATCTTAACACCAGCCAATTCTGGGTCGATGAGGATACGGCCGCAATACTCACAAGGGATAATCTTCTTGTGCATCTTGATATCGAGCTGGCGCTGAGGTGGAATCTTGTTGAAGCAACCGCCACATGCATCACGCTGCACGTAAACGATACCCAAACCGTTGCGGGCACCATTACGGATGCGCTTGAAGCTCTGGAGCAAACGTGGCTCAATCTTCTTCTCGAGCTCGAATGCCTTCTCCTTCAAATTCTCCTCTTCCTCACGGGTTTCAGCCATGATAGACTCAAGCTCAGAACGCTTCATTACCAGACCCTTCTCGCGGTCAGCCTTCTGGTCCTCAGCCTTGTGAAGGTCGTTCAGGCGCTCGTTGATTGTCTGCTGCGCCTCGCGGATTTTCTTGCTGCAAAGTTCGATTTCCAGCTCCTGGAACTCGATTTCCTTGCTCAAAGTATCATACTCGCGGTTGTTGCTAACCATTTCGAGTTGCTTCTTATAACGCTCCACGCTAGCCTGAGCCTCCTCAATCTCGTGCTGCTTCTGATCGATGGCGCGGTCAAACTGCTCAATATCGGTCTGGATTTTCTCGATACGGGTGGTAAGACCAGCAATATCGTCTTCCAAATCCTGAACTTCGAGAGG
This Segatella copri DSM 18205 DNA region includes the following protein-coding sequences:
- a CDS encoding zinc ribbon domain-containing protein; the protein is MAKKDPTDLTVEEKLKALYQLQTTLSAIDEKRALRGELPLEVQDLEDDIAGLTTRIEKIQTDIEQFDRAIDQKQHEIEEAQASVERYKKQLEMVSNNREYDTLSKEIEFQELEIELCSKKIREAQQTINERLNDLHKAEDQKADREKGLVMKRSELESIMAETREEEENLKEKAFELEKKIEPRLLQSFKRIRNGARNGLGIVYVQRDACGGCFNKIPPQRQLDIKMHKKIIPCEYCGRILIDPELAGVKIEAPKTEEKPKRKRAIRRRKTEGED